Genomic DNA from Candidatus Koribacter versatilis Ellin345:
GTTAAACGAGGTAGGCGGCTCGCCCGAAACTTTCGGAACTTCCCTGCTGCAATTCCATCGCGCCAATGCTGCTCGCGCGGGCACTTGGGCGGCGTCCATGCTCTCGACTTCCACGCACGACACCAAGCGTAGCGAAGATGTCCGTGCGCGCTTGAACGTGCTCTCAGAGATGCCGCGCGAGTGGTCCACCCACGTGATGCGCTTCCGTCGCGTCAACAAGCCGAAGAAGCTGCAACTCAGCGATGGCCGTGTTCCACCCGATGCCAACGAAGAATACTTGCTCTATCAAACGCTGCTTGGCGCGTGGCCGCTCGAAGGTATCGGCGACCCGGATTGCCGCGAGAGTTTCGTTCATCGCATCCAGGAATACATGACCAAGGCGATCCACGAAGCCAAGGTCAACCTGAGTTGGGTAAACCAGAATCCGGATTACACCGAAGCTCTTCAGGAATTTGTCGCGAGCATTCTCGAGCCCGGCAGTGTGCGGCGTCCGAACCAGTTCCTCAGTTACATGGACCAGCTGCTCCCGCAAGTTCAGTTCTTCGGCGCCATCAACTCGCTCTCACAAACGCTGATCAAGCTGACCGCGCCGGGAGTTCCCGACATTTATCAGGGTCAGGAAATGTGGGACTTCAGCCTCGTGGATCCGGACAATCGCCGCCCGGTTGACTTTGAAGCACGCAAACGCGCGGTAAGTGATCTAAACCATTTCGCGGACGCAGAATCTGAACTCTGCCGTACTCTTCTCGAAAACTGGCGCGACGGCCACATTAAACTCTGGACCGTGATGCAATCGTTGCGTCTGCGCCAGCAGGAGCGCGAACTGTTCATGGAAGGCAGCTACACGCCGCTCTCCGCAAGCTATCTGCACGAGAAGCACGTCATCGCTTATGCGCGCACTCTCAACGGACGGCACGCGATCGCCGTGGCTCCGCGACTGAGCTGTACGTTGATGAAGGGTATCGTGCAGCCGCCAATCGGGCGCGCCTGGGACCGCGGCTATCTCGAAATTCCGCCGGAGATCACCGGCACATTCCGCAATGTCTTCACCGGTGAAACGGTGAGCATCGGCCGCGAACAGCGCTTGTTATGCAGCGAAATCTTCCGGTCGTTCCCCGTTGCCCTGCTGGTTTCCGCCTGATAACAACAACTCGTCGCGATCCGTCGTCTCCGCTAGTTCTGACAGCGTTTTCGCTGCATCTTGCGTAAGCAGCCCGCGCTTGTAGCGCCAGCCCCAGTTGCCGTCGGAAAGGCTCGGCGTATTCATGCGCGCGGAACTGTCAAGGCCGAAGACGTCCTGCAGCGGCACCACGCTCAGCGTTGCCAGCGATGTCTGCGCCGCGCGAATGAACGCCCAATGCACGTTCTGGTCGTTCGCGCCAAAGGCTGCGGCGGCGTCGCGCTTTTCATGCGGCTGGGCGTCACCTTGCCACCAACCCATCGTGGTGTCGTTGTCGTGGGTGCCGGTATAGACCACGGTGTTTGTGTCGTAGCGGTGCGGCAAGTACATGTGCGCGCCGCGATCGCCAAACGCAAACTGCAGCACGCGCATACCGGGAATCTTCAGCCGCTCGCGCAATTGATGCACTTCCGGAGTGATCATTCCCAGGTCTTCGGCAATGAATGGCAACTCGCCGAGTTCGCGGTTGATCACGTGGAAAAACTCGTCAGCGGGACCTTTCGCCCAGCTACCGTGGATCGCCGTCGGTTCGTCCGCCGGAATCTCCCAATACGATTCAAAGCCGCGGAAGTGATCGATGCGCAGGATGTCGCACCAGGTGTGCGCCCAGCGCATGCGGCTCACCCACCAGTCGTAGCCGCGCTCGCGCAGGCGGTTCCAGTCATATAGCGGATTCCCCCATCGCTGGCCGGTATCGCTGAATGCATCCGGTGGCACTCCGGCAACGACTTCGGGTTCCACGTCGCGCAGACGGAAGATGTCGCGGTGCGTCCAGACGTCAGCGCTGTCGTAGCTGACGAATATCGCCACGTCGCCCACAATCCGGATTCGCCGCTGATGACAATAGTTTCGCAGCGCGCCCCACTGCTCGAAGAACGCAAACTGCAGGAACTTTGCGACCTCCAACTCGTGCGCCAGTTCGCTGCGCGTCTTGGCAATTGCCTCCGGCTGGCAATGCGAAATCTCGGTCGGCCACGTATTCCAGCTCGCTCCCTGGTAACGTTCGCGCAGAGCGTCGAAGAGCACGAAATCGTCGAGCCACCAGGTGTTGTCGCGGCAAAAGCGATTGAACCGCTCGCGCGAATTTCCGTAAGCGTTCTTCAAAAAGCTCTCCGCCGCCTGTCGCAACAGCGGGAGTTTGACCTTCAATACGTTCTCAAAATTAACGCGGCTCCCATCGCTTTCCGGCAAGCTCTTCAGCGCAGCGTTGTCGAGCATTCCGCGCTCCGCCAGCCGCTCGAGGCTGATGAGCACAATGTTTCCCGCAAATGCCGACGTCGATGAATACGGCGAGTTCCCGATCCCCGGAGGCCCGAGCGGCAGGATCTGCCACAGCGTTTGCTTGCCCTCCGCCAGCCAATTTACGAATTCATAAGCAGCGGGGCCGAAATCGCCAATGCCGCCACGCGACGGCAAGGAAGATGGATGGAGAAGAATGCCGGAAGCTCGCTTCGTGAACATGTACAAACCTTGGATGCTGGGTTTTGCAAGACGCAGGCCGACTGCACGAATTACAAACGGCAAATTTTCATTCTAAACAAAATCGCGGCCGGCATTGCCGACCGCGACCGTAAAGCATTGTGGAGTGATTACTCGCCTT
This window encodes:
- the malQ gene encoding 4-alpha-glucanotransferase, with product MFTKRASGILLHPSSLPSRGGIGDFGPAAYEFVNWLAEGKQTLWQILPLGPPGIGNSPYSSTSAFAGNIVLISLERLAERGMLDNAALKSLPESDGSRVNFENVLKVKLPLLRQAAESFLKNAYGNSRERFNRFCRDNTWWLDDFVLFDALRERYQGASWNTWPTEISHCQPEAIAKTRSELAHELEVAKFLQFAFFEQWGALRNYCHQRRIRIVGDVAIFVSYDSADVWTHRDIFRLRDVEPEVVAGVPPDAFSDTGQRWGNPLYDWNRLRERGYDWWVSRMRWAHTWCDILRIDHFRGFESYWEIPADEPTAIHGSWAKGPADEFFHVINRELGELPFIAEDLGMITPEVHQLRERLKIPGMRVLQFAFGDRGAHMYLPHRYDTNTVVYTGTHDNDTTMGWWQGDAQPHEKRDAAAAFGANDQNVHWAFIRAAQTSLATLSVVPLQDVFGLDSSARMNTPSLSDGNWGWRYKRGLLTQDAAKTLSELAETTDRDELLLSGGNQQGNGERPEDFAA